A single genomic interval of Rhinopithecus roxellana isolate Shanxi Qingling chromosome 11, ASM756505v1, whole genome shotgun sequence harbors:
- the ENKUR gene encoding enkurin isoform X2, with protein MKTAQVTGRGSPEKKFDRNVPKKPAVPLRTDHPVMGIQSEKNFINTNAADVIMGVAKKPKPIYVDKRTGDKHDVEPSGLVPKYINKKDYGVTPEYICKRNEEIKKAQEEYDRYIQENLKKAAMKRLSNEEREAVLQGLKKNWEEVHKEFQSLSVFIDSIPKKIRKQRLEEEMKQLEHDIGVIEKHKIIYIANNA; from the exons aaaaaaagtttgatCGGAACGTGCCCAAAAAGCCTGCTGTGCCACTGAGGACTGATCATCCTGTCATGGGAATACAGagtgaaaaaaattttataaatacaaatgcaGCCGATGTCATCATGGGAGTGGCTAAAAAGCCTAAACCAATTTATGTTGATAAAAGAACAGGAGACAAGCATGATGTTGAGCCTTCAGGACTAGTTCCAAAGTACATCAATAAAAAG GATTATGGTGTCACACCTGAATACATATGTAAGCgaaatgaggaaataaagaaagCCCAAGAAGAATATGATCGTTATATCCAGGAAAACCTTAAGAAAGCAGCTATGAAAAGGCTCTCCAATGAAGAAAGAGAGGCGGTTCTGCAG GGGCTGAAAAAGAACTGGGAAGAGGTGCATAAAGAATTCCAGTCCCTCTCGGTCTTTATAGATTCCATACCAAAGAAGATCCGCAAGCAGAGGctggaagaagaaatgaaacaacTGGAACACGACATTGGTGTAATTGaaaagcacaaaattatttatattgcCAATAA